A genome region from Brassica oleracea var. oleracea cultivar TO1000 chromosome C2, BOL, whole genome shotgun sequence includes the following:
- the LOC106325612 gene encoding uncharacterized protein LOC106325612: protein MISVVIITELLVEYTTALAKLTAGILPRRTGDRNALRIGGFLIPAPSSTSSTIPDFSSHLVDF from the coding sequence ATGATCTCAGTGGTGATTATTACTGAGCTGCTAGTGGAGTACACGACGGCTCTCGCTAAACTCACCGCCGGTATTCTCCCACGGCGTACCGGCGATAGAAACGCCTTACGGATCGGCGGTTTCCTCATTCCTGCTCCTTCCTCAACATCTTCGACCATTCCTGATTTCTCTTCTCATCTCGTCGACTTCTGA
- the LOC106326817 gene encoding flavone 3'-O-methyltransferase 1-like isoform X5, which translates to MADTQITPQQVTNDDEQLALFAMQLASASVLLPMVLKTALNLDLLEIMAKNSSPMSPSEITSQLSIENPNAPVMLDRILRLLTSYSILICSGGDGVERTYELGPVCKYLTKNEDGVSIAALCLMNQDEVLMQSWYHLKDAILNDGIPFNKVHNEMTSFDYHETDHKFNMVFNNGMSNHSTITMKKILETYKGFEELTSLVDVGGGIGATLKVILSKYPNLKGINSDLLHVIKNATPHDEQSL; encoded by the exons ATGGCGGATACACAGATAACTCCACAACAAGTAACCAACGACGACGAACAACTGGCTCTCTTCGCCATGCAGCTAGCCAGCGCCTCCGTTCTTCTTCCGATGGTTTTAAAAACGGCGTTAAACCTTGATCTTCTCGAGATCATGGCCAAGAACTCTTCTCCGATGTCTCCGTCTGAGATTACTTCTCAACTTTCGATCGAAAACCCCAACGCTCCGGTCATGCTCGACCGTATTCTCCGTCTTTTGACGTCTTACTCCATCCTCATCTGCTCCGGCGGAGACGGCGTCGAGAGGACTTACGAGCTTGGTCCGGTTTGCAAGTATTTGACTAAGAACGAAGACGGTGTCTCTATTGCTGCTCTTTGTCTTATGAACCAAGACGAGGTTCTCATGCAAAGCTG GTACCATTTGAAAGATGCAATTCTTAATGATGGGATTCCATTCAACAAGGTTCATAATGAAATGACCTCTTTCGATTACCACGAGACGGACCATAAGTTCAACATGGTCTTCAACAATGGAATGTCTAATCATTCAACCATCACCATGAAAAAGATTCTCGAGACCTATAAGGGTTTTGAGGAATTGACGTCTTTGGTTGATGTTGGTGGTGGCATTGGTGCTACTCTCAAAGTGATTCTCTCTAAATACCCTAACCTTAAGGGCATCAACTCTGATCTCCTTCATGTCATCAAAAATGCTACTCCCCATGATG AGCAGAGCCTGTGA
- the LOC106326817 gene encoding flavone 3'-O-methyltransferase 1-like isoform X2: MADTQITPQQVTNDDEQLALFAMQLASASVLLPMVLKTALNLDLLEIMAKNSSPMSPSEITSQLSIENPNAPVMLDRILRLLTSYSILICSGGDGVERTYELGPVCKYLTKNEDGVSIAALCLMNQDEVLMQSWYHLKDAILNDGIPFNKVHNEMTSFDYHETDHKFNMVFNNGMSNHSTITMKKILETYKGFEELTSLVDVGGGIGATLKVILSKYPNLKGINSDLLHVIKNATPHDAKNNSRMMMSRFSSARTPMKRIRRR, from the exons ATGGCGGATACACAGATAACTCCACAACAAGTAACCAACGACGACGAACAACTGGCTCTCTTCGCCATGCAGCTAGCCAGCGCCTCCGTTCTTCTTCCGATGGTTTTAAAAACGGCGTTAAACCTTGATCTTCTCGAGATCATGGCCAAGAACTCTTCTCCGATGTCTCCGTCTGAGATTACTTCTCAACTTTCGATCGAAAACCCCAACGCTCCGGTCATGCTCGACCGTATTCTCCGTCTTTTGACGTCTTACTCCATCCTCATCTGCTCCGGCGGAGACGGCGTCGAGAGGACTTACGAGCTTGGTCCGGTTTGCAAGTATTTGACTAAGAACGAAGACGGTGTCTCTATTGCTGCTCTTTGTCTTATGAACCAAGACGAGGTTCTCATGCAAAGCTG GTACCATTTGAAAGATGCAATTCTTAATGATGGGATTCCATTCAACAAGGTTCATAATGAAATGACCTCTTTCGATTACCACGAGACGGACCATAAGTTCAACATGGTCTTCAACAATGGAATGTCTAATCATTCAACCATCACCATGAAAAAGATTCTCGAGACCTATAAGGGTTTTGAGGAATTGACGTCTTTGGTTGATGTTGGTGGTGGCATTGGTGCTACTCTCAAAGTGATTCTCTCTAAATACCCTAACCTTAAGGGCATCAACTCTGATCTCCTTCATGTCATCAAAAATGCTACTCCCCATGATG CAAAAAACAATTCAAGGATGATGATGTCGAGATTTAGCTCTGCGAGAACTCCGATGAAAAGAATAAGAAGAAGATGA
- the LOC106326817 gene encoding flavone 3'-O-methyltransferase 1-like isoform X1, whose product MADTQITPQQVTNDDEQLALFAMQLASASVLLPMVLKTALNLDLLEIMAKNSSPMSPSEITSQLSIENPNAPVMLDRILRLLTSYSILICSGGDGVERTYELGPVCKYLTKNEDGVSIAALCLMNQDEVLMQSWYHLKDAILNDGIPFNKVHNEMTSFDYHETDHKFNMVFNNGMSNHSTITMKKILETYKGFEELTSLVDVGGGIGATLKVILSKYPNLKGINSDLLHVIKNATPHDVDMPRLERQQMRATLAELLQGASREWKSDISRVSTSRDNRHNKPLDQTSFPCRLHYAGSQSWR is encoded by the exons ATGGCGGATACACAGATAACTCCACAACAAGTAACCAACGACGACGAACAACTGGCTCTCTTCGCCATGCAGCTAGCCAGCGCCTCCGTTCTTCTTCCGATGGTTTTAAAAACGGCGTTAAACCTTGATCTTCTCGAGATCATGGCCAAGAACTCTTCTCCGATGTCTCCGTCTGAGATTACTTCTCAACTTTCGATCGAAAACCCCAACGCTCCGGTCATGCTCGACCGTATTCTCCGTCTTTTGACGTCTTACTCCATCCTCATCTGCTCCGGCGGAGACGGCGTCGAGAGGACTTACGAGCTTGGTCCGGTTTGCAAGTATTTGACTAAGAACGAAGACGGTGTCTCTATTGCTGCTCTTTGTCTTATGAACCAAGACGAGGTTCTCATGCAAAGCTG GTACCATTTGAAAGATGCAATTCTTAATGATGGGATTCCATTCAACAAGGTTCATAATGAAATGACCTCTTTCGATTACCACGAGACGGACCATAAGTTCAACATGGTCTTCAACAATGGAATGTCTAATCATTCAACCATCACCATGAAAAAGATTCTCGAGACCTATAAGGGTTTTGAGGAATTGACGTCTTTGGTTGATGTTGGTGGTGGCATTGGTGCTACTCTCAAAGTGATTCTCTCTAAATACCCTAACCTTAAGGGCATCAACTCTGATCTCCTTCATGTCATCAAAAATGCTACTCCCCATGATG TGGATATGCCACGATTGGAGCGACAACAAATGCGTGCAACTCTTGCAGAACTGCTACAAGGCGCTTCCAGAGAATGGAAAAGTGATATTAGCAGAGTGTCTACTTCCAGAGACAATAGACACAACAAGCCTCTTGACCAAACAAGTTTTCCATGTCGATTGCATTATGCTGGCTCACAATCCTGGAGGTAA
- the LOC106326817 gene encoding flavone 3'-O-methyltransferase 1-like isoform X4, which yields MADTQITPQQVTNDDEQLALFAMQLASASVLLPMVLKTALNLDLLEIMAKNSSPMSPSEITSQLSIENPNAPVMLDRILRLLTSYSILICSGGDGVERTYELGPVCKYLTKNEDGVSIAALCLMNQDEVLMQSWYHLKDAILNDGIPFNKVHNEMTSFDYHETDHKFNMVFNNGMSNHSTITMKKILETYKGFEELTSLVDVGGGIGATLKVILSKYPNLKGINSDLLHVIKNATPHDATKPTNNN from the exons ATGGCGGATACACAGATAACTCCACAACAAGTAACCAACGACGACGAACAACTGGCTCTCTTCGCCATGCAGCTAGCCAGCGCCTCCGTTCTTCTTCCGATGGTTTTAAAAACGGCGTTAAACCTTGATCTTCTCGAGATCATGGCCAAGAACTCTTCTCCGATGTCTCCGTCTGAGATTACTTCTCAACTTTCGATCGAAAACCCCAACGCTCCGGTCATGCTCGACCGTATTCTCCGTCTTTTGACGTCTTACTCCATCCTCATCTGCTCCGGCGGAGACGGCGTCGAGAGGACTTACGAGCTTGGTCCGGTTTGCAAGTATTTGACTAAGAACGAAGACGGTGTCTCTATTGCTGCTCTTTGTCTTATGAACCAAGACGAGGTTCTCATGCAAAGCTG GTACCATTTGAAAGATGCAATTCTTAATGATGGGATTCCATTCAACAAGGTTCATAATGAAATGACCTCTTTCGATTACCACGAGACGGACCATAAGTTCAACATGGTCTTCAACAATGGAATGTCTAATCATTCAACCATCACCATGAAAAAGATTCTCGAGACCTATAAGGGTTTTGAGGAATTGACGTCTTTGGTTGATGTTGGTGGTGGCATTGGTGCTACTCTCAAAGTGATTCTCTCTAAATACCCTAACCTTAAGGGCATCAACTCTGATCTCCTTCATGTCATCAAAAATGCTACTCCCCATGATG CTACCAAACCAACCAATAACAATTGA
- the LOC106326817 gene encoding flavone 3'-O-methyltransferase 1-like isoform X3, whose translation MADTQITPQQVTNDDEQLALFAMQLASASVLLPMVLKTALNLDLLEIMAKNSSPMSPSEITSQLSIENPNAPVMLDRILRLLTSYSILICSGGDGVERTYELGPVCKYLTKNEDGVSIAALCLMNQDEVLMQSWYHLKDAILNDGIPFNKVHNEMTSFDYHETDHKFNMVFNNGMSNHSTITMKKILETYKGFEELTSLVDVGGGIGATLKVILSKYPNLKGINSDLLHVIKNATPHDGVYSGIDDW comes from the exons ATGGCGGATACACAGATAACTCCACAACAAGTAACCAACGACGACGAACAACTGGCTCTCTTCGCCATGCAGCTAGCCAGCGCCTCCGTTCTTCTTCCGATGGTTTTAAAAACGGCGTTAAACCTTGATCTTCTCGAGATCATGGCCAAGAACTCTTCTCCGATGTCTCCGTCTGAGATTACTTCTCAACTTTCGATCGAAAACCCCAACGCTCCGGTCATGCTCGACCGTATTCTCCGTCTTTTGACGTCTTACTCCATCCTCATCTGCTCCGGCGGAGACGGCGTCGAGAGGACTTACGAGCTTGGTCCGGTTTGCAAGTATTTGACTAAGAACGAAGACGGTGTCTCTATTGCTGCTCTTTGTCTTATGAACCAAGACGAGGTTCTCATGCAAAGCTG GTACCATTTGAAAGATGCAATTCTTAATGATGGGATTCCATTCAACAAGGTTCATAATGAAATGACCTCTTTCGATTACCACGAGACGGACCATAAGTTCAACATGGTCTTCAACAATGGAATGTCTAATCATTCAACCATCACCATGAAAAAGATTCTCGAGACCTATAAGGGTTTTGAGGAATTGACGTCTTTGGTTGATGTTGGTGGTGGCATTGGTGCTACTCTCAAAGTGATTCTCTCTAAATACCCTAACCTTAAGGGCATCAACTCTGATCTCCTTCATGTCATCAAAAATGCTACTCCCCATGATG GAGTCTATTCAGGGATTGATGATTGGTAG
- the LOC106322955 gene encoding uncharacterized protein LOC106322955 — translation MKATAEYATANIAVWWDMKDCPIPEGYEAGQVRSSLEAAFKEQGYSGPVSITAYGDQTQTPDHILKGLLSTEVSVAHTKSESTSYFMYEDLVKWRRLNPPPATMMIISDQVGDKFTWDLVRLQQRTLYKLFLAYLVKPEYMVLSISEQWCWKKLLSSSPPAAGVQAGAKCYCKSCNYDSEYLNHFKKHLSSYSHSREEYVNPTDHKLVRYTEDWGRNYKATPEFATAKIQVWWDMLTCPIPQGYDARQVRPSIEAAVKELGYYGPVSITSYGDHKHTPLQALQALSSTGVDIAHTVSDVTYSRMFSDMLEWHRNNPPQTAAIIMLISDNVEILDCGLVGLLQENNYNFFLAYSFRPYKMSYLLTSAEWLWESILSGEKRLLQNCSSSGSGNDQSTVGILFKIT, via the exons ATGAAGGCGACGGCTGAATACGCGACGGCTAACATAGCGGTGTGGTGGGACATGAAGGACTGTCCGATTCCGGAGGGTTATGAGGCTGGTCAGGTCCGATCGAGTTTAGAAGCAGCGTTCAAGGAACAAGGCTACTCTGGCCCTGTCTCCATCACTGCCTATGGCGACCAAACACAAACCCCTGATCACATACTGAAAGGGCTCTTATCCACTGAAGTCTCTGTAGCACATACCAAATCCG AGAGCACATCCTACTTCATGTATGAGGATTTGGTGAAATGGCGACGTCTGAATCCTCCTCCTGCTACAATGATGATCATATCAGATCAGGTGGGAGATAAATTCACCTGGGATCTGGTCCGGCTACAGCAACGGACGCTATACAAGCTTTTTCTGGCTTATTTAGTTAAGCCAGAATATATGGTTCTCTCCATTAGTGAACAGTGGTGCTGGAAAAAATTACTAAGCAGCTCACCACCTGCTGCTGGTGTTCAGGCTGGTGCCAAGTGTTATTGCAAATCGTGCAATTACGATAGTGAATACCTGAATCATTTCAAGAAGCATCTCTCGAGTTACAGTCATTCACGGGAA GAGTATGTGAACCCTACGGACCACAAACTCGTACGTTACACGGAGGATTGGGGAAGAAACTACAAGGCGACGCCTGAATTTGCCACAGCTAAAATACAGGTGTGGTGGGACATGCTTACATGTCCGATACCTCAAGGTTATGATGCTCGTCAGGTCCGTCCGAGTATAGAGGCGGCAGTCAAGGAACTTGGCTACTATGGTCCTGTCTCCATCACTTCCTATGGCGACCATAAACATACTCCCCTACAAGCTCTACAAGCTCTCTCTTCCACTGGTGTCGATATTGCACATACCGTTAGCG ATGTCACATACTCGCGAATGTTTAGCGATATGTTGGAATGGCATCGTAATAATCCTCCTCAAACAGCTGCTATAATCATGCTCATATCGGATAATGTGGAGATCTTGGATTGTGGTCTTGTCGGGCTACTACAAGAGAATAATTACAACTTTTTTCTGGCTTATTCGTTTAGGCCTTACAAAATGTCATACCTGCTCACTTCTGCTGAGTGGCTCTGGGAAAGCATACTTTCAG GGGAAAAAAGACTACTTCAGAACTGCAGCAGCAGTGGAAGTGGGAACGATCAATCTACTGTTGGGATTCTCTTTAAGATAACTTGA
- the LOC106322953 gene encoding uncharacterized protein LOC106322953 has protein sequence MKATAEYATANIAVWWDMKDCPIPEGYEAGQVRSSLEAAFKEQGYSGPVSITAYGDQTQTPDHILKGLLSTEVSVAHTKSESTSYFMYEDLVKWRRLNPPPATMMIISDQVGDKFTWDLVRLQQRTLYKLFLAYLVKPEYMVLSISEQWCWKKLLSSSPPAAGVQAGAKCYCKSCNYNSGYLKKFRKHLSSYSHSREEYVNPTDHKLVRYTEDWGRNYKATPEFATAKIQVWWDMLTCPIPQGYDARQVRPSIEAAVKELGYYGPVSITAYRDHKHTPRQALSSTGVDIAHTVSDVTYSRMFSDMLEWHRNNPPQTAAIIMLISDNVEILDCGLVSLLQENNYNFFLAYSFRPYKMSYLLTSAEWLWESILSGEKRLLQNCSSSGSGNDQSTSMFYCRLCVGFNTKSIDKFRAHLSSDEEHAQEENEIREQMVLSGENKRLCQLAEYDRHRLPRAII, from the exons ATGAAGGCGACGGCTGAATACGCGACGGCTAACATAGCGGTGTGGTGGGACATGAAGGACTGTCCGATTCCGGAGGGTTATGAGGCTGGTCAGGTCCGATCGAGTTTAGAAGCAGCGTTCAAGGAACAAGGCTACTCTGGCCCTGTCTCCATCACTGCCTATGGCGACCAAACACAAACCCCTGATCACATACTGAAAGGGCTCTTATCCACTGAAGTCTCTGTAGCACATACCAAATCCG AGAGCACATCCTACTTCATGTATGAGGATTTGGTGAAATGGCGACGTCTGAATCCTCCTCCTGCTACAATGATGATCATATCAGATCAGGTGGGAGATAAATTCACCTGGGATCTGGTCCGGCTACAGCAACGGACGCTATACAAGCTTTTTCTGGCTTATTTAGTTAAGCCAGAATATATGGTTCTCTCCATTAGTGAACAGTGGTGCTGGAAAAAATTACTAAGCAGCTCACCACCTGCTGCTGGTGTTCAGGCTGGTGCCAAGTGTTATTGCAAATCGTGCAATTACAATAGTGGATACCTGAAGAAATTCAGGAAGCATCTCTCGAGTTACAGTCATTCACGGGAA GAGTATGTGAACCCTACGGACCACAAACTCGTACGTTACACGGAGGATTGGGGAAGAAACTACAAGGCGACGCCTGAATTTGCCACAGCTAAAATACAGGTGTGGTGGGACATGCTTACATGTCCGATACCTCAAGGTTATGATGCTCGTCAGGTCCGTCCGAGTATAGAGGCGGCAGTCAAGGAACTTGGCTACTATGGTCCTGTCTCCATCACTGCCTATCGCGACCATAAACATACTCCCCGACAAGCTCTCTCTTCCACTGGTGTCGATATTGCACATACCGTTAGCG ATGTCACATACTCGCGAATGTTTAGCGATATGTTGGAATGGCATCGTAATAATCCTCCTCAAACAGCTGCTATAATCATGCTCATATCGGATAATGTGGAGATCTTGGATTGTGGTCTTGTCTCTCTACTACAAGAGAATAATTACAACTTTTTTCTGGCTTATTCGTTTAGGCCTTACAAAATGTCATACCTGCTCACTTCTGCTGAGTGGCTCTGGGAAAGCATACTTTCAG GGGAAAAAAGACTACTTCAGAACTGCAGCAGCAGTGGAAGTGGGAACGATCAATCTACCTCAATGTTCTATTGCAGATTGTGTGTCGGCTTTAATACGAAAAGCATTGATAAGTTCAGGGCTCATCTCTCAAGTGATGAAGAACATGCACAAGAA GAAAATGAAATTCGTGAGCAGATGGTTTTATCAGGTGAGAACAAGAGGCTGTGTCAATTAGCTGAGTACGATCGACATCGTTTGCCTAG AGCAATCATATGA
- the LOC106323442 gene encoding uncharacterized protein LOC106323442 yields MIWKDSVSVKLLSQSRQSLTCEIKLPGSSLFIYTAIYASNESAERTDLWIELLNLCQSFALSTVPWMIGGDLNQIIHYDEHSLASVNSFSKRMVELKDCLLQMGLFDMRFQGPLFTWTNRQPDDPIAKKLDRLLINNLVLNLFPNCTSFFLPALFSDHSPCLIDLSYKIPSSGTRPFKFFNYLTLHPDFHSVVSEAWSCAGSIVSNLSGLDRYYQRQHQNCLNKNNWRSRSGSS; encoded by the exons ATGATTTGGAAAGATTCTGTATCAGTGAAGCTCTTGAGCCAGTCCCGTCAATCCCTCACCTGTGAAATCAAGCTTCCGGGCTCAAGCCTCTTTATCTACACTGCAATATATGCTTCTAATGAGAGTGCAGAGAGAACTGACCTCTGGATAGAACTTTTGAATCTCTGTCAATCCTTTGCGCTCTCCACTGTTCCATGGATGATAGGAGGTGATCTGAACCAAATCATTCACTATGATGAGCATTCTCTGGCCTCTGTCAACAGCTTCTCCAAGCGGATGGTAGAACTTAAAGATTGCCTTCTTCAGATGGGATTGTTCGACATGAGGTTTCAAGGCCCACTATTCACCTGGACTAACCGCCAGCCTGATGATCCTATAGCAAAGAAACTCGATCGCCTTCTCATCAATAACCTTGTCTTGAACCTGTTCCCAAACTGTACCTCCTTCTTCCTCCCAGCTCTATTCTCCGATCACTCACCATGTCTCATAGACCTGTCCTATAAGATCCCCTCCTCTGGTACCAGACCCTTCAAATTTTTCAACTACCTAACTCTCCACCCTGACTTTCACAGTGTGGTCTCTGAAGCTTGGTCTTGCGCCGGAAGCATTGTCTCGAACCTCAGTGGACT GGACAGGTACTATCAACGCCAACACCAGAACTGTTTGAACAAGAACAATTGGCGCTCCAGAAGTGGATCTTCCTGA
- the LOC106323443 gene encoding uncharacterized protein LOC106323443 yields the protein MGIKDLSIRNKACCLKLIWLKFFQAGSVWVAWFREEILQGSVSNLWITKPSQRYSWQVNKILKLSGELFPCIKIRVENGATCRFWTDNWCPLGCIRSLLRSATLGIPNNTTLASLYYNGRWLLPPARSEAQVNLQVFMTTITLTQDEDYYEWEIDGKTSNRYSTGQVYNKLREEGPTVPWHESVWNKRGIPKQSFMTWLIVLDRCPTRDRLLRWGLQTDPSCLLCNSAPECRNYLYFDCSYAWQIWLPLAQRCGLLPQRSWSQVLIQMQALSSRSPLGMLTLLCWQSCMYWIWSERNSRFHRQVYRSPDSINRLIDRQMRDKILSFQSSNPIISSRLMQRWLT from the coding sequence ATGGGAATCAAGGACCTTTCAATCAGGAACAAAGCATGTTGTTTGAAGCTAATATGGCTGAAGTTCTTTCAGGCTGGATCGGTGTGGGTAGCGTGGTTCCGTGAAGAGATCCTCCAAGGGAGCGTTAGCAACCTGTGGATCACTAAGCCAAGCCAGCGGTACTCCTGGCAGGTAAACAAGATACTAAAACTCAGCGGTGAGCTGTTCCCTTGTATCAAGATTCGGGTGGAGAATGGAGCGACCTGCAGATTCTGGACAGACAACTGGTGCCCTTTGGGATGCATACGATCGCTCCTTCGCAGTGCCACCTTAGGAATCCCAAACAACACAACTCTGGCTTCACTCTACTACAATGGACGATGGTTACTGCCACCAGCACGATCTGAAGCTCAAGTTAACCTACAAGTGTTCATGACTACCATCACTCTCACGCAAGATGAAGACTATTATGAGTGGGAGATAGATGGCAAAACTAGCAACCGCTACTCTACTGGTCAAGTTTACAACAAACTCAGGGAGGAAGGACCTACTGTACCTTGGCATGAATCTGTTTGGAACAAAAGAGGGATCCCAAAACAGAGTTTCATGACGTGGTTGATCGTACTTGACAGATGTCCTACTCGAGATAGGTTGTTACGATGGGGACTTCAAACCGACCCGTCTTGTCTCCTCTGCAACTCGGCTCCTGAGTGTAGGAACTATTTATACTTTGATTGTAGTTATGCTTGGCAGATTTGGCTTCCTTTGGCGCAGAGATGTGGCCTTTTACCCCAGAGGTCATGGTCGCAGGTTCTAATCCAAATGCAAGCCTTGAGTAGTCGATCACCGTTGGGAATGCTCACTCTCCTCTGTTGGCAAAGCTGTATGTACTGGATCTGGTCAGAACGCAACAGCCGGTTCCATCGACAGGTATATCGATCCCCAGACTCGATCAACCGCTTGATTGATAGGCAAATGAGAGATAAGATACTGAGTTTTCAATCAAGCAACCCTATCATCTCCTCTCGCTTGATGCAGCGGTGGCTAACTTGA
- the LOC106323444 gene encoding uncharacterized protein LOC106323444, with protein sequence MDSSNPYSHTSKFVDLLNCQQDSNLPEPFPYESASQLPVFSTQPTEPANTSAEPTETANTSFCGDSRSVRKERRKWPPSDDLVLISAWLNTSKDAIVSNEQKASTFWGRIAAYFAASPKVVGGDPPEPLQCNQYFDQTFEDLCINHDDQEDTRKKRKKRVYIERNREEGNVRLWNDYFSETPTYTQNLFRRRFRMNKPLFMRIVDRLSNEVEFFRQKKDALGRSSLSPLQKCTAVIRVLAYGSTADVVDEYLRLGETTTRSCVEHFVEGIISLFGVEYLRRPTPADLQRLLQVGEFRGFPGMIGSIDCMHWEWKNCSTAWKGQYTRGSGTPTIVLEAVASYDLWIWHAFFGPPGTLNNINVLERSPVFDDIIKGQAPEVTFSVNGREYHLAYYLTDGIYPKWATFIQSISMPQVPKAVLFAQHQEAVRKDVERAFGVLQARFAIVKNPALFWDKAKIGNIMRACIILHNMIVEDE encoded by the exons ATGGATTCTAGTAATCCATATAGTCACACATCCAAGTTTGTGGACCTTTTGAACTGTCAACAAGATTCTAACCTTCCCGAACCCTTTCCTTATGAAAGCGCTTCACAACTCCCAGTGTTCAGTACTCAACCAACTGAACCTGCAAACACCAGTGCCGAACCAACTGAAACTGCAAACACAAGCTTCTGTGGAGACTCACGTTCAGTGCGCAAAGAAAGAAGAAAATGGCCTCCCTCTGATGATCTAGTGCTCATTAGCGCCTGGTTAAACACCAGCAAGGATGCTATAGTCAGCAATGAGCAAAAAGCAAGTACTTTCTGGGGCCGCATTGCCGCTTACTTTGCAGCTAGTCCGAAGGTGGTAGGAGGTGATCCCCCAGAACCTCTTCAGT GCAATCAATATTTTGATCAAACGTTCGAGGATTTGTGCATAAATCATGATGATCAAGAAGATACAAGGAAGAAAAGGAAAAAACGAGTCTACATTGAAAGAAATCGTGAAGAAGGCAATGTGCGTTTATGGAATGATTATTTCAGCGAAACTCCAACATATACTCAAAATCTATTCCGTCGGCGATTTAGAATGAACAAACCATTGTTCATGCGTATTGTTGATCGACTCTCCAATGAAGTTGAATTCTTTCGACAAAAGAAAGATGCTCTCGGAAGGTCTAGTCTTTCTCCACTTCAAAAGTGTACAGCAGTCATTCGTGTCTTAGCATATGGTAGTACGGCTGATGTTGTTGACGAATACCTCCGTCTCGGTGAAACTACTACTCGGTCATGTGTGGAACATTTTGTGGAAGGAATAATTTCTTTATTCGGCGTTGAGTACCTAAGAAGACCAACACCCGCTGATCTTCAACGTCTACTTCAAGTTGGTGAGTTCCGTGGATTTCCCGGGATGATAGGAAGCATCGATTGTATGCATTGGGAGTGGAAGAATTGTTCCACCGCTTGGAAAGGGCAATACACACGGGGTTCAGGAACACCCACAATTGTTTTAGAGGCGGTTGCTTCGTATGATCTATGGATATGGCATGCGTTTTTTGGTCCTCCAGGTACCTTAAATAATATCAATGTTCTTGAACGCTCACCTGTTTTTGATGATATAATAAAAGGTCAAGCTCCAGAAGTCACTTTCTCTGTCAATGGAAGAGAGTATCATTTGGCTTACTATCTCACAGACGGTATTTATCCAAAATGGGCAACTTTTATCCAATCTATTTCAATGCCACAAGTGCCGAAAGCGGTTTTATTTGCTCAACATCAAGAAGCTGTCCGAAAAGATGTCGAGCGTGCTTTTGGAGTTTTGCAAGCTCGATTTGCCATTGTTAAAAACCCCGCGCTTTTCTGGGATAAAGCCAAAATTGGGAATATTATGAGAGCATGTATCATACTCCATAATATGATCGTTGAAGACGAATGA